A genomic stretch from Solanum stenotomum isolate F172 chromosome 8, ASM1918654v1, whole genome shotgun sequence includes:
- the LOC125873437 gene encoding uncharacterized protein LOC125873437, translated as MSNLSKLEFVALDISGNNYLSWVLDAKIHLDAKGLGATITNGNTTSSQDKAKAMIFLRHHLDERLKVEYLTQQYREKGFKKYSELISCLLVAEQHNTLLLKNHEAHPTEIAPLPEANEVEAHGQSERRQNKNQGQNNVRGRGNDRGRYNNRRGGSRHKRENNIGSQSNHSRGNCHLCGMKGHWKNKCRAAEHFVRLYQDSLKRKGNKNGASSSNAQVESHLTYKNDVEAGPSQKYDDNIEANMALKDDDFGDLDDITHLEVEDFFGYQN; from the exons ATGTCGAATTTATCAAAGCTTGAGTTCGTGGCACTTGACATTTCTGGAAATAATTACTTGTCATGGGTACTCGACGCTAAAATTCACCTTGACGCTAAAGGTCTTGGTGCCACTATTACCAACGGTAATACAACGTCGAGTCAGGACAAAGCAAAGGCAATGATTTTTCTTCGTCATCATCTGGATGAAAGATTGAAGGTTGAATACCTTACG CAACAATACCGTGAAAAGGGATTCAAAAAGTATTCTGAGTTGATCTCATGCCTTCTTGTGGCTGAGCAACATAATactcttttattgaaaaatcATGAGGCCCATCCCACGGAAATTGCTCCGTTACCGGAAGCAAATGAGGTTGAAGCACATGGCCAGTCTGaaagaagacaaaataaaaatcaaggcCAAAATAATGTGCGTGGACGTGGCAATGACAGAGGACGATATAATAATCGTCGTGGTGGTAGTCGCCACAAAAGGGAGAACAATATAGGTTCTCAAAGCAATCATTCAAGAGGCAATTGTCATCTTTGTGGCATGAAAGGGCATTGGAAGAATAAATGTCGAGCAGCTGAGCATTTTGTTAGGCTTTATCAAGATTccttgaaaagaaaaggaaataaaaatggtGCATCTTCTTCTAATGCTCAGGTGGAGTCACACTTGACTTATAAAAATGATGTCGAGGCAGGGCCttcacaaaaatatgatgaCAATATTGAAGCAAATATGGCTTTAAAAGATGATGATTTTGGTGACCTTGATGATATTACTCATTTGGAAGTTGAAGACTTCTTTGGATATCAAAATTAA